In Setaria viridis chromosome 5, Setaria_viridis_v4.0, whole genome shotgun sequence, the genomic stretch GGGGCTGGGTTTCAGCTTaggaactcgagtgcttatCTCGAGTATGTTTTGCCTGACTCTCATGGTGActggaagaagagatggttttatattggaaaCCATTATCCTGTGTTACCAGTAGTCACTAGACATGCTTCAAAGCATGTGGAGAATTGGGTGAGTGAGCTTGAGGACACCCCCAAAATTGCTAATCTGCTGTCTCAAATTGTTGAGTTGAAGTCGTTGGGCttgactggcatcaatgtggctgccagttttctcaagcagagggttcagcctttgcagcagcgggCTCACTCAGGCTCGGAGTACTCGGTTTTGATGACCCATCACGGATGTCTCCTGATGAATTATCtaatgatgatgtggaggcgttgctggggaagttcttcaggaactatcagggggtACCGGTGATTCCGGGAGTCTTCCATCAATTTGACAGCTGGTATGGGCCaaagaggtatgttcttttgctttgaCTTGTGTATTTCGAGATGTTGGAATACTTTTGAGTAACAATTTGTTTGCAGTCCCGGGTTCTTTTCGGTTACTTGTCGCAGTCTGATGGTGAGGAGGTAGTCGTGGCTGATACTAatgatgagccttctcctcctgcaaaAAAACGACGAGTAGTTTGAAAGAAAGCTGGTGTGCAGCCTGTTTCATCGTCGAGTTTGACCCCTGAGAGGtcgcagagtaccaaggtacgtagtcgtTGTATTTGGTAATTTTGTAGAGTTGTCTTGGAATGCTGATTATTTTAGTTGATTGGGAAGGCTGACGACTCGACTCATGGGGGTGACGAAGCTACTTCTGGTGAGGTAGTCACTACTGCCAAGGACACTGTTGTCAGTGTCACGACTGTTGAAGAGTTGCAGGTGGGGGTGCCGCTTGTAAAATTGGGGATAGCAGTCTCTGAGTCTGTAGTTCTGGCACCGGCGGGTCCCGAGTTGGCAGCTTTGGTATCGGCAGGTCCTGAGTTAGCAGCCTTGGCGCCGGCAGGGCTCGAGTTGGCAGCCGGGGGTGCTTCTAAAGTGACTGATGTTGCGAAGACACCTGTAGTTGCTGCTGGTGCTTTGTTATCCAATGTTATCGCCGGTGGTGAGTTTTCTTGATTATTTGGTAGTCTGAAGTTTCACAGTCTCATCCTTGACTTTCTTTTTAGGATTTTGCGAGGATATCGTTCGTGatcctgtggtgccgagtactcaaCTGGCAGTCACTGGGAAAAAACATGTGCGATTGCCGCCGCGGTCATCTCGGTGAGTTTCGTGTAGATCTTTGTGTTGTATTTTTGATCTTCCGAAAAAACGGGTAATGATTTCACGTTTTGATCCAGGGATGCTGAGGATACCATTCCTGTGGACGCAGAAGTCGAGTCTGGTGTTCCGACTACACTTTCTggtcccttggttgatttgacGATGGATGACGCACCCGAGGTTGACACAAACcgtcttggtgccactatctccatgcttcaagaagttatcCGCTCAGTGGAGAGCCCTGCAGTCCCTTCGAGTTCTGGGGGTGTGCCGTCTTCAATGACTGTTGGTGGTACCCTGGCTTTAGTTGATATGACTAAAGTGGATGAGGTTGGCGCACAAGGTATATAGTTAGAGTACAGGTGCTTTTTTTGAAGTCGACATATTGTATCTTGTAACAATTTATGAGTCATTTTTCAGGGGCTGTTTTGGGTGGTGCTCCGGGGCCTCAGATTGCTAAGGATACTAAAGGTCCAGTGCAGTGCTCGAGCTACCGTCGGAGTCGAAGTTTTGAAGAGCTAttcagagctttcaggtgtgttatCTTATTGTACTTTTGAGTCTATTTTGCTGAATCTTGACGACTATCTTTTGCTTGTAGGACCTATATGACAGAGCCCAAAGAAATGCTTgggccctccaggagcgaaATGATACTGTGCAACGAGTGGCGCAACTAGAGCAAGAATGTGGCCGTCTTACAGAGTCTTTGAGAGTTTATGAGGATgctgcaaagtcttttgcgGTGGAGCAGAGGGACCATGAAATCCTGCAAGAGCCattggagaatcgctataaatctttgaacaagaagtatcaaggtgagtacttgtGATCCTCAAGTATATTTAACTATAGTCGTGGGCTCTAATCTGTGGTGCTTTggtgcagagctcaagagaaaagagactGTTGTGAGTAGCCAGCTtcttgactggaggaatgctcatgaccgggtagctgatgaggctaaCCATCTTCGGGCATCACTGGCTGAGGCTCAGGCTACATGTGAGCATCAGAGGGAtagaaaaaatcaaaatggagttatgcttgctatggccatggtggcctgcAGAGACCATGGTAGGACCATAGGAAGGCTTCAAGGCGAGCTCCAAGAATTGACTAGTGCTGCACAGGATGTTGTTAATGCTATCGCTCCGCTGAAAGATGATGCTGGGCCTCGCTCACTAGTTGAGCGGCTGAAGACTACTCCAGGTAAGGttgctggcctctgcaaggctgtttgcaaacaagtccttgcggtggtcaagtcatattacccgagggcagatttgatGGCGGTTGGTGACGGTGTTGCTCGGAACTGCACGGAGGATGCTTATgtgcagtatcttgaggaggctgagccgatcgcttcgaagatgtctgaatttgtatctttggaagagCCTTAGTCTTGTGTAGCTCTCAAGTTGTTACTTGCCGAGTACTTTGTTGGAGTTATCAAGACAATTTGTGAATTTTGTTTGAAGTCTGATGAATGATCTTGTCTTGGCTAATTTTTGTAGTCTGAGGGAGCAAGTCCGAGTTTAGCCGTGTAGTCGTATTGTTTGCCGAGGACGTCAATTATTGCTGTTGCTATTGAAAGTACCCTGTCCTTCTCTGCATTTTAAGAGAGGTGCACGGGTAAACTGTACACTTTTGTTTCTTGCATTTGAATGCCCTCACGTGAGTGGGGTCAGAAAGCGTCTGGCTGACTCTTGTCAGTGCTTTAAGGCTTGTCATCA encodes the following:
- the LOC117856292 gene encoding uncharacterized protein, whose product is MDDAPEVDTNRLGATISMLQEVIRSVESPAVPSSSGGVPSSMTVGGTLALVDMTKVDEVGAQGAVLGGAPGPQIAKDTKGPVQCSSYRRSRSFEELFRAFRTYMTEPKEMLGPSRSEMILCNEWRN